Part of the Bacteroidota bacterium genome is shown below.
CCACCCACCTGTCAAAGGCACTGCAAAAAGCCGGGCATCATATTCTTCAGATATACAGCCGTACGGAAAAATCCGCAAAAGAACTGGCAATGCAACTTAATGTACCGTATACCTTTAATTTATCGGATTTAAATAGAGAGGCCGATTTATATGTTATCTCCGTTAGCGATAAAGCAATAGAACCCTTATTGGCTCAAAAGGATTTCGGGAAAAAACTGGTGATTCATACCTCAGGAAGCATCAGCATGGATGTTTTCAAAGGACATGCATCCAATTACGGGGTTTTTTATCCCCTTCAGACTTTTTCAAAATTCAAGGAAATAGACCTTAAAAAGGTTCCCGTCTGTATTGAAGCAAACACCAGGGAAAATGAAGAAATATTGCTGGCAGTTGCCCGTGAATTGTCGGATAATGTCCAACTGGTCGACTCGCAACAACGGGAAATCATCCATGTAGCAGCCGTTTTTGCCTGCAATTTTTCCAACCAGATGTACGCCATTGCCGATAAACTGCTTAAAGAACACGGGTTGCCCTTCAATATCCTGCTGCCCCTGATCGACGAAACTGCAGAAAAAATCAAAATAACTTCCCCTTTGGAAGCTCAAACAGGACCGGCAGTACGAGATGACCAAAATGTTATTGACAACCACTTAAAACTACTGACAAATTTCCCTGAGTTCCAAAAAATATATAGCTTTGTAACCGAAAGCATACAAAGTTTGCAGGAAACCAAGAAAAAATAAAAATCATTTTAACAATATTTTTTAATGCCAGATGGGAAATTTTAAAGAAGATATTAGGAAAGTTAAAGCCTTTGTGTTTGATGTGGATGGAGTATTTACCGATGGCAGTGTACATTTATTCCCTAATGGCGATATTATCCGCACCATGAACATAAAAGACGGATATGCCTGTCAATATGCCATAAAAAAAGGCTACCCTATTGCGATCATAACGGGGGGCGACTCAGAGCCTGTCCGCTGGCGTTTCGAAAGGCTTGGGATCAACGATATTTATCTCAAATCAGACAGCAAAATGAAAGCCTATGAAGATTT
Proteins encoded:
- a CDS encoding DUF2520 domain-containing protein produces the protein THLSKALQKAGHHILQIYSRTEKSAKELAMQLNVPYTFNLSDLNREADLYVISVSDKAIEPLLAQKDFGKKLVIHTSGSISMDVFKGHASNYGVFYPLQTFSKFKEIDLKKVPVCIEANTRENEEILLAVARELSDNVQLVDSQQREIIHVAAVFACNFSNQMYAIADKLLKEHGLPFNILLPLIDETAEKIKITSPLEAQTGPAVRDDQNVIDNHLKLLTNFPEFQKIYSFVTESIQSLQETKKK
- a CDS encoding HAD-IIIA family hydrolase, with the protein product MGNFKEDIRKVKAFVFDVDGVFTDGSVHLFPNGDIIRTMNIKDGYACQYAIKKGYPIAIITGGDSEPVRWRFERLGINDIYLKSDSKMKAYEDFLKKYSLKNEEIMYMGDDIPDYEVMHKVAVPVCPSDAAEEVKSISAYISYKEGGKGCVRDVIEQVLRVQGKWLETDAFQW